In one Mucilaginibacter ginsenosidivorax genomic region, the following are encoded:
- a CDS encoding family 43 glycosylhydrolase: MKGLKFITAFTALVTMGLTIVAQHKVGAITQQPPSPLYRDPIYDGAADPVLVFNRAEKEWTMLYTQRRANVQSPGVAFCYGTAIGVAVSKDHGHSWVYKGALNLEHEQGQNTFWAPDVVYQNGVYHMFVVYIKGVYSQWGGDSHLIHYTSKNLWDWKYEGPLHLPDHNIIDPTLIKLADGKWHMWYKDQKLNSITMTAQSTDLVNWNVDDKPAIGGRAHEGPKIFWFKNYYWMITDEWQGQRVYRSKDAQTWEHQGLILDKPCHRNEDTPTGAHADVVVSGDHAYIIYFTHPGRKTHGDDGGLDKDGAYSYSTKRTSIHAAELEFDGITLLCDRDKPFNFWLADIVN, from the coding sequence ATGAAAGGCCTTAAATTTATAACAGCATTCACCGCGCTGGTCACGATGGGTTTAACCATTGTGGCTCAGCATAAGGTTGGGGCTATCACACAGCAACCACCATCGCCACTGTATCGCGACCCCATTTATGATGGCGCTGCCGACCCGGTATTGGTTTTTAACCGTGCCGAAAAGGAGTGGACGATGCTGTATACCCAGCGCCGTGCCAACGTACAATCGCCGGGTGTGGCATTTTGTTATGGCACGGCCATAGGCGTAGCGGTGTCAAAAGATCATGGGCATAGCTGGGTATACAAAGGCGCGTTAAATTTGGAACACGAACAGGGCCAGAATACTTTCTGGGCGCCGGATGTTGTTTATCAAAACGGCGTTTACCATATGTTTGTAGTTTACATCAAAGGTGTTTACAGCCAGTGGGGCGGCGATTCGCACCTGATACATTATACCAGTAAAAACCTGTGGGACTGGAAATATGAAGGCCCGCTTCATCTGCCCGATCATAATATCATCGACCCAACACTGATAAAACTGGCCGACGGCAAATGGCATATGTGGTATAAAGATCAAAAACTAAACAGCATAACGATGACTGCCCAAAGTACCGACCTGGTGAATTGGAATGTTGATGATAAACCTGCCATAGGTGGACGTGCCCACGAAGGCCCAAAGATATTCTGGTTTAAAAACTATTACTGGATGATAACCGACGAATGGCAGGGGCAGCGCGTTTACCGGTCAAAAGATGCGCAAACCTGGGAACACCAGGGCCTTATATTGGATAAACCCTGCCACCGTAACGAGGATACGCCAACGGGTGCACATGCCGATGTAGTGGTTAGCGGCGATCATGCTTATATTATTTATTTCACTCACCCCGGCCGTAAAACACATGGTGATGACGGCGGGCTGGATAAAGACGGTGCATATTCCTATTCAACAAAACGCACATCTATACATGCTGCCGAGCTTGAATTTGATGGTATAACGTTGCTGTGCGACAGGGACAAACCTTTTAACTTTTGGCTGGCCGATATTGTAAACTGA